One segment of Candidatus Atribacteria bacterium ADurb.Bin276 DNA contains the following:
- the cdd gene encoding Cytidine deaminase, whose translation MATVIVNRSSKEATLSRAVIKKIVDYVCELENREILGKLSIAFVSLDEIRALKKEFFHQNIDTDVISFFYGTEEPDEVWGEIIICPEKAREYANTYGTKYENEQKLLLIHGLLHILGYDDIDAKKKHIMETRQNYILEQFLTAEKRDLLVISAQKAQHYAYAPYSLFPVGAALETCDGKVIQGGNIENASLGLSVCAERVALFKAVSMGFATFTRLAVISSDQDYCLPCGACRQVLHEFAPHLEILAARQEGDYQVYILDELLPNPFQFNPEKGR comes from the coding sequence ATGGCTACTGTTATCGTGAACCGTTCATCAAAAGAAGCTACTCTCTCTCGTGCAGTAATAAAAAAAATCGTCGATTATGTTTGTGAATTGGAGAATCGTGAGATTCTTGGAAAGTTGAGCATCGCCTTTGTAAGTCTTGATGAGATAAGGGCTTTGAAAAAAGAATTTTTTCATCAGAATATCGATACCGATGTCATATCTTTTTTTTATGGAACGGAAGAACCGGACGAAGTATGGGGAGAAATCATTATTTGTCCGGAAAAAGCAAGAGAATATGCTAACACCTATGGGACTAAATATGAAAATGAACAAAAGTTACTTCTCATTCATGGTCTTTTACATATATTGGGTTACGATGACATTGACGCGAAAAAAAAACATATCATGGAAACTAGACAAAACTATATTCTTGAGCAATTTCTTACTGCAGAAAAACGCGATCTATTAGTAATATCAGCCCAAAAAGCACAACATTATGCCTATGCCCCTTATTCGCTCTTCCCGGTAGGTGCAGCCTTGGAAACCTGTGATGGTAAAGTGATTCAAGGGGGAAACATTGAAAACGCTTCTCTGGGGTTGTCGGTATGTGCCGAAAGAGTTGCTCTTTTTAAAGCAGTTTCTATGGGATTTGCTACCTTCACTCGACTGGCAGTAATATCTTCCGATCAAGATTATTGTCTTCCTTGTGGTGCCTGTCGGCAAGTTTTGCATGAGTTTGCGCCTCATCTTGAAATCTTAGCTGCCCGACAGGAGGGAGATTATCAGGTTTACATTTTAGATGAACTCCTCCCCAATCCCTTTCAGTTCAATCCCGAAAAAGGGAGATAA
- the era gene encoding GTPase Era, whose protein sequence is MEDRASFRSGFVTIWGRPNVGKSTLLNSILKYKITIVSDKPQTTRKNIKGILNHPDCQIVFIDTPGLHVPVDPLGEFLSNQWKSSLFDADCLLYLTNPGVSVDTDEIYLKEIRNFPHPVLLIVNKIDLFKKGTIQKTIHEFSQHFSFHDILEVSALTGVGLEQLIQKIRDLLPISPPYFDEEQISDVYERDIVGEMIREKVWHHIHQEVPYGVEVRVEEFKEKENLVSIRAIIYVEKDSHRKIIIGGKGSMIKRIGSDARKDLEEFFGVKVFLDLWVKTQLNWRKKPAVLRRWGYTIR, encoded by the coding sequence ATGGAAGATCGGGCTAGCTTTCGTTCAGGTTTTGTAACCATTTGGGGGAGACCAAATGTTGGGAAATCTACTCTCCTCAATAGCATTTTAAAATATAAAATTACCATTGTCAGTGATAAACCTCAAACCACACGAAAAAATATAAAAGGAATTTTAAATCACCCCGATTGTCAAATCGTTTTTATCGATACCCCTGGGCTTCATGTTCCGGTTGACCCCCTTGGCGAATTCCTTTCCAATCAATGGAAAAGTTCGCTTTTCGATGCCGATTGTTTGCTCTATTTAACCAACCCTGGTGTTTCGGTTGATACTGACGAAATCTATCTAAAAGAGATCCGAAATTTTCCCCATCCGGTCCTATTAATCGTGAATAAAATTGATTTATTTAAAAAGGGAACAATTCAAAAAACCATTCATGAATTTTCTCAACATTTTTCTTTTCACGATATTCTTGAGGTTTCAGCTTTAACAGGTGTCGGACTGGAACAATTAATCCAGAAAATCCGCGACCTTCTTCCCATCAGTCCACCCTATTTTGATGAGGAACAAATATCTGACGTCTATGAAAGAGATATTGTTGGGGAAATGATTCGTGAAAAAGTTTGGCATCATATTCATCAAGAAGTTCCTTATGGGGTGGAAGTACGGGTTGAAGAATTTAAAGAGAAGGAGAATTTGGTATCTATACGGGCTATAATTTATGTTGAAAAGGATTCCCATCGTAAAATTATAATCGGAGGGAAGGGAAGCATGATTAAAAGAATTGGTTCAGATGCCAGAAAAGACTTGGAGGAATTTTTTGGGGTAAAAGTGTTTTTAGATCTATGGGTTAAAACTCAGCTGAATTGGAGAAAAAAACCCGCTGTCTTAAGAAGATGGGGTTATACAATCCGATGA
- the recO gene encoding DNA repair protein RecO has product MMKTGRYWKDQGIVLKSINFGELDRIVTLFTRKKGKINVIAKGARKVGNRFGPALDCPAISNFMFYNGRGMPVLSQAEIVDCHREIGKKTNQWVFANYLLFAIDRCYEPEESDERIFETVLFYLDLSTKCENFYILALKFRIDLIRFLGFLPRIRSCAVCGKPFKKIPQGWSVASGGMICEKCFSSIADIHYLPPNMMTLLAKLMTFSCASCLSIQLRENQFAYLDRFVSEYLTYHVGKKITEWKIFLERFQEAS; this is encoded by the coding sequence ATGATGAAAACTGGTCGTTACTGGAAAGATCAGGGAATTGTTTTAAAAAGTATAAATTTTGGTGAATTAGATAGAATTGTCACCCTCTTTACTCGAAAAAAGGGGAAGATTAACGTTATTGCCAAAGGAGCTAGGAAGGTTGGAAACCGATTTGGTCCGGCTCTTGATTGCCCGGCAATTTCGAATTTTATGTTTTATAATGGTCGAGGAATGCCGGTTCTTTCTCAAGCGGAAATTGTGGATTGTCATCGAGAAATCGGCAAGAAAACCAATCAGTGGGTTTTTGCCAATTATCTTTTATTTGCAATTGATCGTTGTTATGAACCGGAAGAGTCCGATGAAAGGATTTTTGAAACCGTTCTCTTTTATCTTGATTTATCTACGAAGTGTGAGAACTTTTATATTTTAGCCTTAAAATTTCGTATCGACTTAATTCGTTTTTTGGGTTTTTTGCCTCGGATACGATCTTGTGCGGTTTGTGGGAAACCTTTTAAAAAAATTCCTCAAGGATGGAGTGTTGCATCAGGTGGAATGATTTGTGAAAAATGTTTCTCTTCGATAGCCGATATTCATTATTTACCTCCGAATATGATGACTCTCTTGGCGAAGTTAATGACTTTTTCCTGTGCCTCGTGTTTATCGATTCAACTGAGAGAAAACCAGTTTGCCTATCTTGATCGATTCGTATCTGAGTATCTCACTTATCATGTTGGAAAAAAAATTACCGAATGGAAAATATTTCTCGAGCGTTTTCAAGAAGCAAGTTGA
- the glyQ gene encoding Glycine--tRNA ligase alpha subunit yields the protein MENISRAFSRSKLTPIKATDILIPWCVFWVGDDTIYFQDIILTLSQFWKKNGCIIQQPYDIEVGAGTMNPATFLRVIGPEPWGVAYCEPSRRPADGRYGENPNRLYQHYQYQVIIKPSPSDIQDIYLNSLYELGINPAEHDIRFVEDNWESPTLGAWGLGWEVWLDGMEITQFTYFQQAGGLDLKPISVEITYGLERITMYLQEKENVFDIQWNEILTYGDVRWQEEREHSIYSFEHNGTDILFKLFESYEKEAQRLLEREMVMPAYDYILKCSHTFNLLDSRGGISVLERSQYMGRIRQLANQCARLYYQQREKMGFPWLKKSN from the coding sequence ATGGAAAATATTTCTCGAGCGTTTTCAAGAAGCAAGTTGACACCCATAAAGGCAACTGATATATTAATACCTTGGTGTGTTTTTTGGGTAGGTGATGATACCATATACTTTCAAGATATAATTTTAACCCTCAGTCAATTTTGGAAAAAAAACGGCTGCATCATACAACAACCATATGATATTGAAGTTGGTGCTGGAACCATGAACCCGGCAACCTTTCTCAGGGTGATTGGACCAGAACCCTGGGGTGTTGCCTATTGCGAGCCTTCACGACGGCCAGCCGATGGACGTTATGGAGAAAATCCTAACCGTCTATACCAGCACTATCAATATCAAGTAATTATCAAGCCATCACCATCCGATATCCAGGATATTTATCTCAACAGTTTATATGAGTTAGGCATTAATCCTGCTGAACACGATATCCGCTTTGTTGAGGATAACTGGGAATCTCCCACTCTGGGAGCCTGGGGCTTAGGGTGGGAAGTGTGGTTGGATGGTATGGAAATCACCCAGTTTACCTACTTTCAGCAAGCTGGAGGTTTGGACCTAAAACCGATATCAGTGGAAATAACCTATGGTTTAGAACGAATCACCATGTATTTACAAGAGAAAGAGAATGTTTTTGATATTCAGTGGAACGAAATCCTCACTTATGGTGATGTTCGCTGGCAGGAAGAAAGAGAGCACTCGATTTATAGCTTTGAGCATAATGGAACTGATATTCTTTTTAAACTTTTTGAGTCTTATGAAAAGGAAGCTCAGCGGCTCTTAGAAAGAGAAATGGTTATGCCCGCTTATGATTATATATTGAAATGTTCTCATACTTTTAATCTTCTTGACTCTCGGGGTGGAATCAGTGTCCTGGAAAGAAGTCAGTATATGGGGAGAATTCGACAATTAGCCAACCAGTGCGCCCGCCTTTATTATCAACAAAGAGAAAAAATGGGTTTTCCCTGGTTAAAAAAGTCAAATTAG
- the glyS gene encoding Glycine--tRNA ligase beta subunit gives MTDKRDFLLEVGVEELPSSLIPSIFEETKSRFIEKLKESRLHYEDLYLVGTPRRVALIIKGLQEHQEPLIMKVKGPAAKVGFSPDGKALQPALAFARAQGIDPQDLFIKETERGKYVFGKKVRVGQPTKEVLIQICPIILRSLNFPRSMLWGEGNYRFVRPIRWLVALFGEDEIPFSVAGVSASRFTHGHRFLSKNSQVLHKSTDYIPVLGSLKVIVDPAQRRTMIEEALDREAKKIGGHWLKDEGLINEVTFLVEYPDAALGNFNEKYLKLPACVLTTVMKHHQKYFACVDDEGKLLSRFLVVLNRPAFGCQKIIHGNERVLKARLEDALFFFTEDQKKNLEQRTKFLRGIVFQEGLGTMWEKTLRLKFLVKRLGACFPGNEDSLTHLDRAALLAKADLTCEMVKELPELQGHMGKVYAQLNHENDEVAIAIKEQYLPSPGQEDYPETFTGSILSLADKMDNIVSSFSLGRVPSGSTDPFGLRRQAQGIFNILLNRHWYSNLREWIGWNLEILKEQGFVNPDPSVIDDVIQFIVGRFRYYLLETGMNYSIINAVLSASCNDIYDIYLRIHVLQKLFDNKRKFFDDIITGFCRANNITKNFQELPLVDTNLFEEEVERQLNNTLQSVEKDFYPAIQRGDYIYACESFSTVIPVLNRFFDDVLVMTESELVRNNRLSLLKKIVELWQPIADLSQIVIEEESR, from the coding sequence ATGACTGATAAAAGAGATTTCCTTTTAGAAGTTGGAGTTGAAGAACTGCCTTCGAGTCTGATACCTTCGATATTTGAAGAAACCAAAAGTAGGTTTATCGAAAAATTGAAGGAATCACGGCTCCATTATGAGGATTTATATTTAGTCGGTACACCCCGACGAGTTGCCCTTATCATCAAGGGATTACAAGAACACCAAGAACCTTTGATTATGAAAGTAAAAGGACCAGCGGCCAAGGTTGGTTTTTCTCCGGATGGAAAAGCTCTTCAACCAGCACTGGCATTTGCGCGGGCTCAAGGGATCGACCCTCAAGACCTTTTTATAAAAGAAACCGAAAGAGGGAAATATGTTTTTGGGAAAAAAGTGAGAGTTGGACAACCAACCAAAGAAGTATTGATCCAAATCTGTCCTATCATTTTACGTTCTTTAAACTTTCCTCGTTCCATGCTTTGGGGAGAGGGAAATTATCGTTTTGTTCGTCCCATCCGATGGTTGGTAGCACTTTTTGGAGAAGATGAAATTCCGTTTTCGGTAGCTGGTGTTTCTGCTTCTCGTTTCACTCACGGACATCGATTTTTATCAAAAAACTCTCAGGTTTTACACAAATCAACAGATTATATTCCAGTTTTGGGAAGCCTCAAGGTTATAGTGGATCCGGCCCAAAGAAGAACAATGATTGAAGAAGCGTTAGATAGAGAAGCCAAAAAGATTGGCGGTCATTGGTTGAAAGATGAGGGCCTTATTAATGAAGTTACTTTTTTAGTAGAATATCCCGATGCAGCTTTGGGAAATTTTAACGAAAAATATTTAAAACTTCCCGCTTGCGTTCTCACTACGGTGATGAAACATCACCAAAAATATTTTGCCTGTGTTGATGATGAGGGGAAATTGCTTTCTCGTTTTTTGGTGGTTTTGAATCGACCGGCTTTTGGGTGTCAGAAAATTATTCATGGGAATGAAAGAGTGTTGAAAGCTCGACTTGAAGATGCTTTGTTCTTTTTTACCGAAGACCAGAAAAAAAATTTAGAGCAAAGAACCAAATTCTTAAGAGGAATAGTTTTTCAAGAAGGATTAGGCACCATGTGGGAAAAAACACTGCGCTTAAAATTCTTAGTTAAACGATTGGGGGCTTGTTTCCCTGGCAATGAAGACTCTCTCACCCATTTAGACCGGGCTGCTCTTCTAGCCAAAGCCGATTTGACCTGTGAAATGGTTAAAGAATTACCGGAATTGCAGGGTCATATGGGAAAGGTTTATGCTCAATTAAACCATGAAAATGACGAAGTTGCCATTGCTATTAAAGAACAATACCTTCCCTCCCCTGGGCAGGAAGACTATCCGGAAACTTTTACCGGAAGTATTCTTTCCCTTGCTGATAAAATGGATAATATAGTTTCCAGTTTTTCTTTGGGGAGAGTACCCAGCGGTTCAACTGATCCTTTTGGATTAAGGAGACAAGCGCAGGGTATTTTTAATATTCTGTTAAACCGTCATTGGTATTCAAACTTGCGAGAATGGATTGGTTGGAACTTAGAAATTTTAAAAGAACAGGGATTTGTAAATCCCGATCCTTCGGTGATAGATGATGTAATTCAGTTTATTGTTGGCCGGTTTCGTTATTATTTATTGGAAACTGGAATGAATTATTCCATTATCAATGCAGTATTAAGTGCCTCTTGTAATGATATCTATGATATTTACCTGCGAATACATGTACTTCAAAAATTATTTGATAATAAAAGGAAATTTTTTGACGATATAATTACCGGCTTTTGTCGAGCCAACAACATCACCAAAAATTTTCAAGAACTTCCCTTAGTGGATACCAATCTCTTTGAAGAAGAAGTTGAACGCCAACTAAATAACACACTGCAAAGCGTAGAAAAAGATTTTTATCCAGCTATCCAACGAGGCGATTATATTTATGCCTGTGAATCTTTTTCAACCGTTATTCCGGTGCTCAACCGTTTTTTTGATGATGTGTTGGTTATGACCGAATCAGAATTAGTGCGCAACAATCGATTATCATTATTAAAAAAGATTGTTGAACTCTGGCAACCCATTGCCGATCTTTCTCAAATCGTTATTGAGGAGGAATCCAGGTGA
- the yqfL gene encoding putative pyruvate, phosphate dikinase regulatory protein codes for MSSEFCDIKTSDDFSIFVVSDGTGKTAYLAVQAALAQFDLPRVKILRFDHVKNKEEIFSILDITRPQKDLVIYTLVNDDFVQALVSESLHRRILVLDLLGPIVNSIRKLSTRSPRGEPGLLHGSNRESVAITEAVEYALAESTGVSFSRLNEAQVIILTVWFPHRDDCILQLAKKGIKCGYMMLNPDLPLPQNMEDILGKDPGKIVIGFIMEPELLQKLRNERIMNLGLNYMEYKANQEVVRQEIKFAQDIYQKLNCPVIDITSLNSKDIINQILLKIQKQREEAE; via the coding sequence GTGAGCTCCGAATTTTGTGATATTAAGACCAGTGATGATTTCAGTATATTTGTTGTTTCTGATGGAACGGGAAAAACTGCTTATTTAGCCGTACAAGCAGCACTTGCCCAATTTGATCTCCCTCGAGTTAAAATTTTACGGTTTGATCACGTAAAAAATAAAGAAGAAATATTTAGTATACTCGATATAACACGCCCTCAAAAGGATTTGGTGATTTATACTCTAGTCAACGATGATTTTGTCCAAGCACTAGTTTCTGAATCACTGCATCGTCGAATTTTAGTATTGGATTTGTTGGGCCCGATTGTTAATTCTATCCGGAAGCTATCGACTCGATCTCCCCGGGGAGAACCGGGTTTGCTTCATGGCTCCAATAGGGAATCAGTGGCAATTACTGAAGCTGTAGAATATGCACTGGCGGAAAGTACCGGAGTAAGTTTTTCTCGGCTTAATGAGGCACAAGTCATCATTCTTACCGTATGGTTTCCCCATCGTGACGATTGCATTTTGCAATTGGCAAAAAAGGGAATTAAATGTGGTTATATGATGCTTAACCCTGACCTTCCACTTCCACAGAACATGGAAGATATTTTGGGAAAAGACCCAGGGAAAATTGTCATCGGCTTTATAATGGAACCAGAACTTTTACAAAAGCTCCGTAATGAGCGCATTATGAACCTGGGTTTAAATTATATGGAATATAAAGCCAATCAAGAAGTTGTTCGACAAGAGATTAAATTTGCTCAAGACATATATCAAAAGTTAAATTGTCCGGTGATTGATATCACCAGTTTAAATAGTAAAGACATAATCAATCAGATTTTGCTTAAAATTCAAAAGCAAAGGGAGGAAGCAGAATGA
- the ppdK gene encoding Pyruvate, phosphate dikinase, producing MKKYVYFFGEGDASMKMLLGGKGANLAEMTRIGLPVPPGFTISTEACHHYYKNNETWPEGLEEEVKKNLIELEKKSGKKFGDPVNPLLVSVRSGAPASMPGMMDTVLNLGLNESSLQGLVKLTGNERFALDCYRRFIQMFGDVVMGVDHDKYEEILSDVKKQVGVNLDTDLTAEDLKVVISRYKELYKKVTGEDFPQEPFDQLKKSINAVFSSWNNKRAITYRKINKIPENWGTAVNVQMMAFGNMGNDSGTGVGFTRNPSTGIKEFYGEYLLNAQGEDVVAGIRTPKPIKDMGQDLPEDFEELKKIYSILEEHYRDMQDFEFTIEKGKLYMLQTRTGKRTTQAAIKIAVDMVSEGLIDKKTAVKRIDPASLNQLLHPQIDRSVPLRVIAKGLPASPGAASGKVYFDADDAEREANEGTKAILVRPETTPDDIHGVVAAQGVLTSRGGMTSHAAVVARGMGKPCVAGCEAVVIDLDKKQFQVNSLVVKEGDYISIDGGKGEVILGQAKTIPPQLSEDFQKLLGWADSIRKLGVRANADTPNDARKAIEFGAEGIGLCRTEHMFMAPDRLPAVQEMIIAQNVEERKKALAKIEPMQKGDFKEIFKVMEGKPVTVRLIDPPLHEFLPKLEDLLVEVTTLRVKGISGSELEEKEKMLKIVRGLHEVNPMLGLRGCRLGIVYPEIVEMQVRAIIEAACELDKEGVKVLPEIMIPLVGHQNEIKIQKEILEKVAKEALDRHQSKVQYKFGTMIEIPRAAVVADQIAEYAEFFSFGTNDLTQMTFGYSRDDAEGKFLFFYEENGILPEDPFQSIDLDGVGELMKMGVQKGRQVRPDLKCGICGEHGGDPKSVMFCHTIGLNYVSCSPFRVPLARLAAAHAVIEEEGKVKDTSKFDK from the coding sequence ATGAAGAAGTACGTTTATTTTTTTGGTGAAGGCGATGCATCAATGAAGATGCTTTTGGGCGGAAAAGGTGCCAACCTTGCTGAAATGACCCGAATAGGTCTCCCCGTCCCTCCAGGATTTACCATTAGTACCGAAGCCTGTCATCATTATTACAAAAACAATGAAACATGGCCCGAAGGACTTGAAGAAGAGGTTAAAAAGAACTTAATTGAACTGGAAAAGAAGTCAGGAAAAAAATTTGGAGATCCAGTAAACCCGCTTTTAGTTTCAGTTCGTTCTGGCGCTCCGGCATCCATGCCAGGCATGATGGATACAGTTTTAAATTTAGGGTTGAATGAAAGCTCTCTTCAAGGTCTTGTTAAACTAACCGGTAATGAGCGCTTTGCCCTTGATTGTTACCGACGTTTTATCCAAATGTTCGGTGATGTGGTTATGGGTGTCGACCACGATAAATACGAAGAAATTCTCAGTGATGTAAAAAAACAGGTTGGTGTCAATCTCGATACCGATCTCACTGCTGAAGACTTAAAGGTAGTCATTTCACGATATAAAGAACTGTATAAAAAGGTGACTGGTGAAGATTTCCCTCAAGAGCCATTTGATCAATTAAAAAAATCCATCAATGCTGTTTTTAGTTCATGGAATAATAAAAGAGCTATCACCTACCGAAAGATCAATAAAATTCCTGAAAACTGGGGAACCGCAGTCAACGTTCAAATGATGGCTTTTGGTAATATGGGAAATGATTCGGGAACTGGCGTTGGTTTTACTCGCAATCCATCAACCGGTATAAAAGAATTCTATGGGGAATACTTGCTTAATGCTCAAGGTGAAGACGTGGTGGCTGGTATTCGAACTCCAAAACCAATTAAGGATATGGGGCAAGATCTTCCCGAGGACTTTGAAGAATTGAAGAAGATTTATTCTATATTAGAAGAACATTATCGGGATATGCAGGACTTTGAGTTTACAATTGAAAAAGGGAAGCTTTATATGCTTCAAACCCGAACCGGGAAACGAACCACCCAGGCGGCCATAAAAATAGCTGTAGACATGGTGAGTGAAGGATTAATTGATAAGAAAACAGCTGTAAAACGAATTGATCCGGCCTCTCTTAATCAACTCCTTCATCCCCAGATTGACCGAAGCGTTCCGTTGAGGGTTATCGCTAAAGGACTTCCAGCTTCACCTGGTGCAGCCAGTGGGAAGGTATATTTTGATGCTGATGACGCCGAACGGGAAGCCAATGAAGGAACTAAAGCTATTTTGGTTCGTCCTGAAACCACCCCTGATGATATTCATGGTGTCGTTGCTGCACAAGGGGTTTTAACCAGCCGAGGCGGAATGACTAGTCACGCTGCAGTAGTTGCTCGAGGAATGGGAAAACCCTGTGTTGCCGGTTGTGAAGCGGTAGTTATCGATCTCGATAAAAAACAATTTCAGGTTAATTCTTTGGTCGTCAAAGAAGGAGACTATATCAGTATCGATGGTGGGAAAGGCGAAGTCATTTTAGGACAAGCCAAAACCATTCCACCTCAACTTTCCGAAGATTTCCAAAAGCTTTTAGGTTGGGCTGATAGCATTCGAAAACTGGGTGTTCGTGCTAATGCCGATACACCAAATGATGCTCGTAAAGCGATCGAATTCGGTGCTGAAGGAATTGGTTTGTGTCGGACCGAGCATATGTTCATGGCACCCGATCGTTTACCAGCAGTACAGGAAATGATCATAGCTCAGAACGTTGAAGAACGAAAAAAAGCCTTGGCAAAAATTGAACCAATGCAAAAAGGTGATTTTAAAGAGATATTTAAGGTTATGGAAGGAAAACCAGTAACCGTTCGTTTAATCGATCCTCCTCTTCATGAATTTCTGCCTAAATTAGAGGATCTCTTGGTCGAAGTAACCACTTTACGGGTGAAAGGAATCAGTGGTTCTGAACTCGAGGAAAAAGAGAAGATGCTCAAGATCGTGCGTGGACTTCATGAAGTCAACCCGATGTTGGGTCTCCGCGGTTGCCGATTGGGAATAGTATATCCAGAAATTGTCGAGATGCAGGTTCGGGCAATCATCGAAGCAGCTTGTGAGCTCGACAAAGAAGGAGTAAAAGTTCTTCCAGAAATTATGATTCCATTGGTAGGTCACCAGAACGAGATCAAAATCCAAAAAGAAATTTTGGAAAAAGTAGCCAAAGAAGCTTTGGATCGACATCAGTCGAAAGTTCAGTATAAATTTGGAACCATGATTGAAATCCCTCGAGCAGCAGTAGTCGCCGATCAGATTGCTGAATACGCTGAGTTTTTCTCCTTTGGGACCAACGACTTAACCCAGATGACCTTTGGGTACAGCCGAGATGACGCTGAAGGCAAGTTCCTTTTCTTCTATGAAGAAAATGGTATTCTGCCCGAGGATCCTTTCCAATCCATTGATCTTGATGGAGTTGGTGAGTTAATGAAGATGGGTGTTCAAAAAGGGAGACAAGTCCGACCAGACCTCAAATGCGGGATCTGCGGTGAACATGGTGGTGATCCGAAGTCGGTTATGTTCTGTCATACTATTGGATTAAACTATGTCAGCTGTTCACCTTTCCGTGTTCCTTTGGCTCGTTTGGCAGCCGCTCATGCGGTAATCGAAGAAGAAGGAAAAGTGAAGGATACATCTAAGTTCGATAAGTAA